DNA from Candidatus Binataceae bacterium:
AAGAAGAGCCGCCGCATCCGAATCATGCGGGAACGATTACGGATTTTTCGATCCGCTGCAAGAAAGCGCGAATCTTCGTGGAGCGGCCAACAAAAAGGCCGGAAGGTTTCCCTACCGGCCCTAGTCACTGTCTCGAAACTAACTCGAAGCGAATTTAGTTGGCGAAGATCGTCTTGAGTTCTTCCATGATCTTTTCTTCAGGATGAGCTTTGGCGATCGAGAGTTCCTTCACGAGCAAGGAGCGCGCCGTGTCGAGCATCTTGCGCTCGCCGAACGACAATTCCTTGTCGCTCTTGAGCACGAGCAGGTCGCGAAGCACCTTGGCGATTTCGAGCGGCGAGCCGGTCTTAATCTTCTCCGTGTATTCGCGATATCGGCGGTTCCAAGTCTGCGTATCCACCTCGACCTTGCGCTGACGCAGGATCTTGTAGATTTTTTCAACCATATCCTTGCCGATTACCCGTCGCAGTCCCACCTGCTCCACGTTTTCGGTCGGAATCATGATGGTCATCTTTTCGGTACCGAGGATCCTGAGCATGTAAAACCTACGCTCAGTACCCGAAATGACGCGCATCTGGATATCCTCGATAACCGCCACGCCGTGAGCGGGATAAACGACTTTTTCGCCCTTCTTGAACGGCAAATTCATTGAACCTGGCACACGATTCCAGGCGGGAGATTTCAGAACTGGTTGATGACCGCGGGTTCATCACCGTCTGAGGAGGCCTGAACTGTGCC
Protein-coding regions in this window:
- a CDS encoding CarD family transcriptional regulator — translated: MNLPFKKGEKVVYPAHGVAVIEDIQMRVISGTERRFYMLRILGTEKMTIMIPTENVEQVGLRRVIGKDMVEKIYKILRQRKVEVDTQTWNRRYREYTEKIKTGSPLEIAKVLRDLLVLKSDKELSFGERKMLDTARSLLVKELSIAKAHPEEKIMEELKTIFAN